The Armatimonadota bacterium DNA window TCCAGTGAATTATATCTCTGATACCAGACTACTCCGATTATGAAGATAGTAGCGATCACCGCAGCCGCTCTAACGGGGATATGAAAGAGGAGATTAAGGCCCAGCGCTGCGCCAAGAATTTCCGCCAGGGCCGTGGCGACCATCGCAGCCATTGCCGTAGTGCCGTAGATCAATCTCGGCAGCGGCCTCACATGCTCGTGGATCGCCTCGGCAAGGCACTTACCATTCACTATTCCCAGGTGGGCCGACATGTGCTGCCAGAGGATCAATATAAGCGTGCTGAGCGTGACAACCCACAACAAGGAGTAATTAAAGCTCGATCCGGCGGCGATATTGGTCGCCCAGTTGCCCGGATCGATGAACCCGACTGTCACGAAAAACCCCGGCCCCAGATACCCTATGATCTGCCGCAGCATCCTGGCACTACCGCGTAGCTGGGCACCGCGTCCATTTATAAATGTCGGAAGATCAATTCGCATCGGTGAGGATCGAGCGGGCTTTTACAATTTGACGCTTGACCTCCGAGGCTGCAGTTCCACCGGTTGCGCTCCTGGCAGCCACACTTGCCTCGACAGTGAGAGCCGATGCCACATCCTCCGCGGCATCCGGCGCAAACTGCCTGATCTCATCTATTGTAAGATCGAAGAGTTCTTTTCCATTTTCCACACAATAGGCAACCAGAGAACCGACCTGTGCATGGGCGCTCCTGAACGGCACACCCTGCCGCACGAGGTGGTCAGCAAGGTCGGTAGCCGTCGAATATGCCTCGCCAGCAGCCGAGTGCATCCTCTGAGTGTTGAACCTTGCAGTCTTAATCATCAGCGCGAAACAAAGAAGCGAGCCCTGCACGGTATCGACTGCGTCAAACAGAGGCTCCTTGTCTTCCTGCAGATCACGATTGTATGCCAGAGGCAGGCCCTTCTGCAGGGTGAGCAGACTCATCAAGTCTCCAATAACACGTGCGCTCTTTCCGCGAACAAGCTCGGCTACATCCGGGTTCTTTTTCTGTGGCATGATAGACGAGCCTGTGGTGACCGAGTCGTCCAGATCGATGAACTTAAACTCAGATGTGTTCCAGATTATAATCTCCTCAGAGAAGCGGGAGAGGTGAGTCATCAATATGGATGCGTCGGCAAGAAATTCGGATATGAAGTCCCTGTCCGCTACTGAGTCCATGCTGTTATCAGACACGGCAGCAAAGCCGAGGGCACCGGCTACCATCTGCCTGTCAATCGGAAAAGTCGTTCCGGCCAGAGCGCCCGAGCCCAGAGGCAAAATATCAACCCGCTTCAGGCAGTCGAGCAGCCGCCCTTTGTCCCGCTCGATCATCCAGAACCACGCCATAAGATGATGGCCGAGGATCACCGGTTGCGCATGCTGCATATGCGTATAGCCCGGCAGGATCACATCTGCATTCTTTTCGGCCTGGTCTACAATCACTTTCTGCAAATCGACAATCAGCCCAATTATGTGCTTGATCTCGTCCTTCAAGAAGAGCCGAATATCGGTGCAGACCTGGTCGTTCCTGCTGCGCGCCGTATGTAACCTGCCCGCTACCTCGCCAATTTTCTCAAAGAGAAGCTTCTCGACATTCATGTGCACGTCTTCAGCACTCGGGTCGAATTTGATCTTGCCCGATACGGCATCGTCGAGTATAAGCTGCAGACCGCTCACTATCTTCTTGGCGTCATCATCGGGAATAATCCCGCACTTGCCCAGCATTCTGGCGTGCGCAATGCTGCCTCGGATGTCGTGCTCAATAAGCCGACAGTCGAAGCTTATAGACTCCGTGAATGTCTCCACGGCCTTATCAGTCGATTTTGAAAATCTTCCACCCCAGAGTTTTTGTGACATTGTGCACCCCTTGCAATACCCTCAGTCTATTCGCTCTGTTGAGCGCTATATCTGGATTGCCGATTAATTACTATCTTCCAGGCTATCATGATGATAAAAGCAACTACAAGGTTGAATACAAATATTACAGGTGTATACTTCATTACAAGACCTGGGCCGAAATACCAAACGCACTTTATAGGTTTGAATGAGGACGAATCGGCTTCATACCACCCGATATTTACTCTGTCATCATCCCAAGTGCCTTCAACCTTAAAGCGTTGCCTGCCGCCCGGAAGTTTAGTCACCGAAAACCCGCCTACGCCAAAGCCGGAATCATACGTAAAACGCTTCAGCTGGCTGTTCAACTCATCAACTCTGGAGATCGGCACGATAAACTTACTGCCGGGATGTGCTTCTAGATAATCAGCCAAATCCTTATTGAACACTATGGCAACATCTGGTAAAGTACTACTTTTGACCGGAGTGGTAACAAGCACCGGAAACATATCAGGAATATTGCTACCTACTGCCTCTATTCTCGCCTTTTCCTCCTGTTTGGTTGCCAACATCAGCAAAGGAATTGAGTCAATGACCGATAACAGTAGGAAAACAACTATAAATGTTGAACAACCTACCGAACGAAGTCTGCCTTTCGATTCCGGCTTCATTGCCAGACAGGACTCATTCTTACAATAATAAAATTCAGGCCCTTCAACAAGGCAATCCTTGCAATATGGAAGGCCACAGACATGGCATTTTCCCACCGCCTCTTTGTCAGGATGATTTGTGCAGTATTCCCTGATTAACAATTCGTGCATCCTTGTCACGGCCTCCATACACTCTATTGTCTCATTGCAAGTCGCATAATGATCAGGGTGGCAATTTTCCAACCGCCACCCCGTGTTTTATAAGAACACCTTCTGCTCAATACCCAAAGACTTGCACACACTCAGTATCTCTTCATCAGAGAGACCATCGGCAAGGCCGTGGTTTGTCAGGTTCATATACTCGTAGTGCGCTCCGGTCTCGACATACTCGACCAGGTCACATGCGCGCTTGACTGAAGTGTCGGACCTGGACATAACGCCATGCTTAGCCCACAGCACAATGCTGTGTGTGCGAAGCATCTCGACATTGGCTTTCTTCAGTTCGTCTGAGCCCGGCACTTTGAATGGAATATAGCCTATTCCGTCAGGAAGCTGCACTATTCCTTCAGGTTCCCAGCGGAGTATGTGGCGATTGAGATATTTCTCGTCCTGGTAGCGCGAGATGTGGCTCAGATACGTAAGATGCAAAGGCTGAGCGTGTATCAGCGCGTGGAAATTAGTCTTCTTGATCCTGATCTGGTCTGTGTGGACCGCAATATGTGAATTGCACTCGCTTGTCAGGCGGGCAAACAGGCAATCCCTAGAAGTGTAAAGCTTTGCGCTCTTGCCGTCCTTTGCAACCTTAACCAACCCGAGGTTTGCTGTAGGGTCATTGGCCACTTCACGCAGCCGCCGGCCTGAGCCGGTGGCAATAAGCGATCCGCCTGCAAGCTCCGGTAGAGCATTGGGCAGCTCATAGTCCTGCACGTTTGTGAAAAACTTTCCGGGATCAATATCCCAGCCCACAAACACCGATATATTTCCCGCAGCTCCTTCGCTTGCCTGGATGTCGGCCAACCGACGTCCCGCCTCGCCAATGAGGCCCATCAGCTCTTCGAGAGATGGATAAGGTTCTTCTACTGACATTTCTGATCCAACTTTCCGACCGAGAACAATTTACCCGATCAATTTACCTTCCACCAACTTATTCTTGCCGATATTTATGGCATGGGCAGCTCTGCGCGTATTGCGCTACGTACTCGTTCGGCAATATGAACAGCATTGGTAGCTTCTTCCTTATTTACTTCCTCGTCCTCGCCCGGATACCGTGTTGTTATAGCATACGGAGTGAGTTCGTCCGCAGACTCGATTTCTGCAGCCGGTCCACCTTGCTCTGCCAATAACTCAAGCAAGCGCCCGATGTTATGCGTGTATGGAAAATCAACTCCACACATTACAAGGAATGCCTTCAGATACTTCTCGGTGCACTGCTGCGCATGATAGGCGATCAGGCGGCACGGGCAACCATCTTCAATCTGCAGGGCATGGACTGCTAGCCGCAAATCCTCATCGGCATAATCTGCCCACTGCCTGATCTTCTCGATTATTTCAGGGCTAAGCTCGCTCATAAAGCACTCTACCTTCAATTGATGCAGGTCTTGCCACAGTGCCGGCTATCATCCGGTCTCGCTCATATTCCTCCGGCGTAAGCACGATGATATCCCGGGCAATACCGAGACCACGAAGCGCTCTGTCCATCTCAACCATCAAGTTGCGTCTTTTGCCCGAGAATGAACAAATCACCAGAAGATCGACATCGCTGTGCTCATCAGCAGTGCCGCGCGCCTGCGAGCCGAAGAGTATTATCTTATCCGGATCAAAACTCTCCGCAAGTCTGCGTGCCGCAGTCTCGATTGTGTCCTTGATAATCATACGATTTACCTCAAGGGTCTCATATGCCGCATTATATCATCAAGGAGAGTGGAGCGCGTTACGTGCTCTCCACCCTCCACTCTTATACTCTTAACTATCCTTCACCGTGCGATACATTCTTGCCTGCATGCCATGGGTCTTCACGATCCCGACAGCCTCGCTCTGATCGAATGTCTTGGAATCGAACGACGCCAGGTCCTCGTTATAGAGAGCATACTTGCTCGCGCGTCCTACGACTGTGCAGCTTCCCTTGAACAGGCGCAGGATCACGTCGCCGGTAACTCTGGGCTGAATCTTGTTGATAAAGGCTTCCAGATCGTCTTTGAACGGGTCATACCACAGACCCTCATAGGCAAGCTTGCCCCACTGCTGATCCACCGACACCTTGAAAGCTCTCTCCTCGGCTGTGCAGACCAGGTCTTCCAAGGCCTTGTGAGCCGGAATCAGCACTTTTGCTGCAGGG harbors:
- a CDS encoding HEPN domain-containing protein produces the protein MSELSPEIIEKIRQWADYADEDLRLAVHALQIEDGCPCRLIAYHAQQCTEKYLKAFLVMCGVDFPYTHNIGRLLELLAEQGGPAAEIESADELTPYAITTRYPGEDEEVNKEEATNAVHIAERVRSAIRAELPMP
- a CDS encoding class II aldolase/adducin family protein, with the translated sequence MSVEEPYPSLEELMGLIGEAGRRLADIQASEGAAGNISVFVGWDIDPGKFFTNVQDYELPNALPELAGGSLIATGSGRRLREVANDPTANLGLVKVAKDGKSAKLYTSRDCLFARLTSECNSHIAVHTDQIRIKKTNFHALIHAQPLHLTYLSHISRYQDEKYLNRHILRWEPEGIVQLPDGIGYIPFKVPGSDELKKANVEMLRTHSIVLWAKHGVMSRSDTSVKRACDLVEYVETGAHYEYMNLTNHGLADGLSDEEILSVCKSLGIEQKVFL
- a CDS encoding nucleotidyltransferase domain-containing protein produces the protein MIIKDTIETAARRLAESFDPDKIILFGSQARGTADEHSDVDLLVICSFSGKRRNLMVEMDRALRGLGIARDIIVLTPEEYERDRMIAGTVARPASIEGRVLYERA
- the argH gene encoding argininosuccinate lyase — encoded protein: MSQKLWGGRFSKSTDKAVETFTESISFDCRLIEHDIRGSIAHARMLGKCGIIPDDDAKKIVSGLQLILDDAVSGKIKFDPSAEDVHMNVEKLLFEKIGEVAGRLHTARSRNDQVCTDIRLFLKDEIKHIIGLIVDLQKVIVDQAEKNADVILPGYTHMQHAQPVILGHHLMAWFWMIERDKGRLLDCLKRVDILPLGSGALAGTTFPIDRQMVAGALGFAAVSDNSMDSVADRDFISEFLADASILMTHLSRFSEEIIIWNTSEFKFIDLDDSVTTGSSIMPQKKNPDVAELVRGKSARVIGDLMSLLTLQKGLPLAYNRDLQEDKEPLFDAVDTVQGSLLCFALMIKTARFNTQRMHSAAGEAYSTATDLADHLVRQGVPFRSAHAQVGSLVAYCVENGKELFDLTIDEIRQFAPDAAEDVASALTVEASVAARSATGGTAASEVKRQIVKARSILTDAN